From one Triticum aestivum cultivar Chinese Spring chromosome 4B, IWGSC CS RefSeq v2.1, whole genome shotgun sequence genomic stretch:
- the LOC123092483 gene encoding uncharacterized protein, whose product MDRLQGVSPTSNNKTPHFLNCAVIGSCPPRPLRWSRYSASFGFACCRGRRKAQANYISAPRLLTGDIDVCLTSGTTKIMNLDSGFRGISVCLDFGSMLIH is encoded by the exons ATGGATCGTCTCCAAG GTGTTTCTCCGACCAGCAACAACAAAACTCCGCACTTTCTCAATTGCGCTGTGATTGGTTCATGTCCACCAAGGCCGTTGCGTTGGTCGCGGTACTCTGCTTCCTTTGGGTTTGCTTGCTGTCGAGGAAGAAGAAAG GCTCAAGCTAACTACATATCTGCACCACGATTGCTCACTGGGGATATAGATGTATGCCTAACATCAG GGACAACCAAGATCATGAATCTGGACTCCGGCTTCCGTGGTATTTCTGTGTGCCTCGACTTTGGCTCCATGCTTATTCATTAA